From a region of the Tateyamaria omphalii genome:
- a CDS encoding pilus assembly protein TadG-related protein — protein MTIFALLMFMMMVLVGGIGVDLMRNEMERTRMQATVDRAVLAAADLDQPLDPEAVVRDYFDKSGMSDYLSSVTVDEGLNFRTVTATANVTTATQFMRLMGVDSLPVPAKAQAEERVSNVEISMVLDISGSMGRNNKMANLQTAATTFVDTVIREENDDLISVSLIPYTAQVNAGYDIFSRMETNQLHNYSYCIDFEIADFSEAGLDLDNEYEHMQHFDEGWSYSNPVSNPGCPKRSYEEIVPFSQSATKLKNTINDYRARANTSIHLGMKWGVALLDPSFRPITQDLALPGTDVVDDAFANRPASYTDVETLKTVVLMTDGQNVDTTRIQPWYYNSPSEYAHWSRYPLHWYLNNYVRNGWNNWRYTKYTSTQADAMLEDICDAAKAKGIVVWSVGFEVTDYSAGVMEDCASSPSHFFRVEGVEITEAFEAIAKQINQLRLTQ, from the coding sequence ATGACCATCTTCGCTCTCCTGATGTTTATGATGATGGTTCTGGTGGGTGGCATCGGGGTTGACCTGATGCGCAACGAGATGGAGCGCACGCGCATGCAGGCCACGGTGGACCGTGCCGTGCTGGCAGCCGCAGACCTCGACCAGCCCCTCGACCCTGAAGCTGTTGTGCGGGACTACTTCGACAAATCCGGAATGAGCGACTATCTCAGCTCAGTTACCGTCGACGAGGGTTTGAACTTTCGCACTGTGACGGCAACGGCGAATGTGACGACGGCCACGCAGTTCATGCGCCTGATGGGCGTGGACTCACTGCCCGTTCCGGCCAAGGCGCAAGCAGAAGAGCGCGTGTCGAACGTCGAGATTTCGATGGTGCTGGACATCTCCGGTTCTATGGGCCGGAACAACAAGATGGCAAACCTGCAGACCGCGGCGACAACCTTTGTCGATACGGTGATCCGGGAGGAGAACGACGACCTGATTTCGGTGTCGCTGATCCCGTACACCGCGCAGGTGAACGCAGGCTACGACATCTTCTCGCGGATGGAGACGAACCAGCTGCACAACTACTCGTACTGTATTGACTTCGAGATTGCGGACTTTTCCGAAGCCGGCCTCGACCTCGATAACGAGTATGAGCACATGCAGCACTTTGACGAAGGCTGGAGCTATTCAAATCCGGTCAGCAATCCGGGGTGCCCAAAGCGGAGTTACGAAGAGATCGTGCCGTTCAGCCAGAGCGCGACCAAGCTCAAGAACACGATCAACGACTACCGCGCGCGCGCCAATACCTCGATCCATTTGGGCATGAAGTGGGGTGTGGCGCTGCTGGACCCATCCTTCCGCCCGATCACGCAGGATCTGGCGCTGCCCGGGACTGACGTTGTAGATGATGCGTTTGCGAACCGCCCGGCCTCGTATACCGACGTGGAAACACTGAAGACTGTGGTGCTGATGACGGACGGTCAGAACGTGGACACAACGCGCATCCAACCGTGGTACTACAACAGCCCATCGGAATACGCGCACTGGAGCCGCTATCCGCTGCACTGGTATCTGAACAACTACGTGCGCAACGGCTGGAACAATTGGCGCTACACCAAGTACACGTCCACACAAGCCGACGCGATGCTTGAAGACATCTGCGATGCGGCCAAGGCCAAAGGCATCGTCGTGTGGTCGGTCGGCTTCGAGGTCACTGACTATTCCGCGGGTGTCATGGAAGACTGCGCATCCTCGCCCAGTCACTTCTTCCGGGTGGAAGGCGTCGAGATCACCGAAGCCTTCGAGGCAATTGCCAAGCAAATCAACCAACTGAGGCTGACCCAATGA
- a CDS encoding NAD-dependent epimerase/dehydratase family protein: protein MKKLVLTGAAGRLGSYLRAPLAKMCDTLVSTDIADGIDTPLPNETYVQADLADFEAMEAVVKGADMVVHFGAFVDEAPFETLLGPNFVGSYNIWEAARRHGTRRIVYASSIHAVGMHPKTDAIGIDAAHRPDGFYGLAKCFTEDLARMYWDKEGIEAVCLRILSCANVTNPRAVGSWLSYDDMIHLVERAIDTPIAGFSIIYGVSNNDRAPVDNSGARHLGYRPKDNAEQFAEQIYAEAGVLDPQDPGNFCHGGPFASTPIGRSAMMALNLDEDDTGQG, encoded by the coding sequence ATGAAGAAACTCGTATTGACCGGCGCTGCTGGTCGACTGGGATCGTACTTGCGCGCGCCGTTGGCAAAGATGTGTGACACATTGGTGTCCACCGACATCGCCGACGGCATCGACACGCCCTTGCCGAACGAGACATACGTACAGGCCGATCTGGCCGACTTTGAAGCGATGGAGGCGGTGGTCAAAGGCGCTGACATGGTTGTGCATTTCGGCGCCTTCGTGGACGAGGCCCCGTTCGAGACACTGCTTGGCCCGAATTTCGTGGGCTCCTACAACATCTGGGAGGCGGCCCGGCGCCACGGCACGCGGCGCATCGTCTATGCCTCATCCATCCACGCGGTCGGTATGCACCCAAAGACCGACGCCATCGGCATTGACGCCGCCCATCGTCCAGACGGGTTCTATGGCCTCGCCAAGTGTTTTACCGAAGACCTCGCACGCATGTACTGGGACAAGGAGGGGATCGAAGCCGTGTGCCTGCGCATCCTGTCCTGCGCCAATGTCACCAACCCGCGGGCCGTGGGATCGTGGCTGAGCTATGATGACATGATCCATCTGGTCGAACGGGCCATCGACACGCCCATCGCTGGATTTTCCATCATCTATGGCGTGTCCAACAACGACCGTGCCCCGGTCGACAACTCCGGTGCGCGGCACCTCGGCTACCGGCCCAAGGACAATGCGGAACAATTCGCGGAACAGATCTATGCCGAGGCGGGTGTTCTGGATCCGCAGGATCCAGGCAATTTCTGCCACGGCGGTCCCTTCGCCAGCACACCCATCGGGCGAAGCGCGATGATGGCGCTGAACCTTGATGAGGACGATACGGGCCAGGGTTAA
- a CDS encoding membrane dipeptidase, giving the protein MRIDNLQYCNWSEKIFRQMREGQVDAVHVTIAYHENFRETVLNFEAWNRWFELYPDLITKGLWASDIDRARAAGKTAIFFGFQNPSPIEDDIGLVEIVHSLGARFMQLTYNNQSLLATGCYEAEDTGITRMGKQVIKEMNRVGLVVDMSHSADRSTIEAADISERPIAITHANPHDWHPALRNKRDDVIRAVTSNGGMLGFSLYPHHLKDGSHCTLQSFCEAVARTAERYGTDKIGIGSDLCQDQPDSVVEWMRVGRWAKEIDYGEGSAANPGFPPQPAWFRDNRDFGNIETGLRATGMSEDEVAGIMGRNWYRFYAENFGPAS; this is encoded by the coding sequence ATGCGCATCGACAATCTCCAGTACTGCAACTGGTCGGAAAAGATCTTTCGTCAGATGCGCGAAGGGCAGGTGGACGCGGTGCATGTCACCATCGCGTATCACGAGAATTTTCGCGAAACGGTACTGAATTTCGAGGCGTGGAACCGCTGGTTTGAACTCTACCCCGACCTCATCACCAAGGGGCTTTGGGCCAGCGACATCGACCGGGCGCGGGCCGCGGGCAAGACAGCGATTTTCTTCGGTTTTCAGAACCCCAGCCCCATCGAGGATGACATCGGCCTGGTCGAGATTGTGCACAGCCTGGGCGCGCGCTTCATGCAGCTCACCTACAACAACCAGTCGCTGCTTGCGACGGGGTGTTACGAGGCCGAAGACACCGGCATCACCCGCATGGGCAAGCAGGTGATCAAGGAGATGAACCGTGTGGGACTGGTCGTGGACATGAGCCATTCCGCTGACCGCTCGACGATTGAGGCAGCGGACATTTCCGAACGCCCCATCGCGATCACACACGCCAACCCGCATGACTGGCATCCGGCGCTGCGGAACAAGCGCGATGACGTGATCCGGGCCGTGACCTCGAACGGGGGTATGCTGGGCTTTTCGCTCTATCCGCACCACCTCAAGGACGGATCGCACTGCACCTTGCAATCCTTTTGTGAGGCCGTGGCGCGGACGGCGGAGCGGTACGGCACTGACAAGATCGGTATCGGGTCTGATCTGTGTCAGGACCAGCCGGACAGTGTGGTCGAGTGGATGCGTGTGGGCCGCTGGGCCAAGGAGATCGACTACGGCGAAGGATCTGCCGCCAACCCCGGATTTCCACCGCAGCCCGCCTGGTTCCGCGACAATCGCGATTTCGGCAACATCGAAACCGGGCTGCGCGCAACCGGCATGTCCGAAGACGAGGTGGCAGGCATCATGGGCCGCAACTGGTATCGTTTTTATGCCGAGAATTTTGGCCCTGCGTCGTAA
- a CDS encoding Glu/Leu/Phe/Val family dehydrogenase, which yields MIPQNEPSFRESVDIMFNRAVALMDLPPGLEEKIRVCNATYTVRFGVRLRGQIQTFTGYRSVHSEHMEPVKGGIRFSLGVNQDEVEALAALMTYKCALVEAPFGGSKGGLHVDPREYDDHEMELITRRFAYELIKRDMINPAQNVPAPDMGTGEREMAWIADQYKRMNTTDINGVACVTGKPTNAGGIQGRTEATGRGVQYALREFFRDAEGVKKAGMSGTLDGKTVVVQGLGNVGYHAAKFLSEEDGCKIVGIIERDGALVDDRGLDVDAIRNWIASHGGVAGYADGTYVEDGSSVLEKDCEILIPAALEGVINLSNAEQVKAPLIIEAANGPVTAGADAILRDKGTVIIPDMYANAGGVTVSYFEWVKNLSHIRFGRMQRRQEEARHQLVVDELERLSRHLGDAWTITPDFKDKYLRGADELELVRSGLDDTMRAAYQSMASVWHDRDDVDDLRTAAYLVAIGKVADSYRAKGL from the coding sequence ATGATCCCCCAGAACGAACCCAGCTTCCGCGAGAGCGTGGATATCATGTTCAACCGGGCGGTGGCCCTCATGGATCTGCCGCCGGGGCTCGAGGAAAAGATACGGGTTTGCAACGCGACCTACACCGTGCGCTTCGGCGTGCGCCTGCGCGGGCAAATACAGACGTTCACAGGGTACCGATCTGTCCATTCAGAACATATGGAACCGGTCAAGGGCGGTATCCGCTTTTCGCTTGGCGTCAACCAGGACGAGGTGGAAGCGCTAGCCGCGCTGATGACCTACAAATGCGCCCTGGTCGAAGCGCCCTTTGGCGGATCGAAGGGGGGGCTGCATGTCGACCCACGCGAATATGACGATCATGAGATGGAGTTGATCACGCGCCGTTTCGCCTATGAGCTGATCAAACGGGATATGATCAATCCGGCCCAGAATGTGCCCGCACCCGACATGGGAACGGGCGAGCGCGAAATGGCGTGGATCGCAGACCAGTACAAACGCATGAATACGACCGACATCAACGGCGTGGCCTGCGTGACGGGCAAGCCCACCAATGCGGGCGGCATTCAGGGCCGGACGGAAGCCACCGGGCGCGGTGTGCAATATGCCCTTCGCGAGTTCTTCCGTGACGCCGAAGGCGTGAAAAAGGCTGGCATGTCCGGCACGCTCGACGGCAAGACCGTTGTCGTGCAGGGCCTTGGCAACGTGGGCTACCACGCCGCCAAGTTCCTGAGTGAAGAGGACGGGTGCAAGATCGTAGGCATCATTGAACGTGATGGCGCGCTGGTCGATGACCGCGGCCTCGATGTGGACGCCATACGCAACTGGATCGCCAGCCATGGTGGCGTGGCGGGCTATGCCGATGGCACATATGTCGAAGATGGCTCATCCGTGCTGGAAAAGGATTGCGAGATCCTGATCCCGGCAGCGCTCGAAGGAGTGATCAACCTGTCCAACGCGGAACAGGTCAAAGCGCCACTGATCATCGAGGCCGCGAACGGTCCTGTGACGGCAGGCGCCGACGCCATCCTGCGCGACAAAGGCACTGTGATCATTCCCGACATGTACGCAAATGCGGGCGGCGTGACGGTGTCCTATTTCGAATGGGTCAAGAATCTCAGCCATATCCGCTTTGGCCGCATGCAGCGACGTCAGGAAGAGGCGCGGCACCAGCTTGTCGTGGACGAGCTGGAACGCCTAAGCCGCCATTTGGGCGACGCGTGGACCATCACGCCGGATTTCAAGGACAAGTACCTGCGCGGCGCGGACGAGTTGGAACTGGTCCGCTCCGGCCTCGATGACACTATGCGGGCCGCTTATCAGTCCATGGCCTCTGTCTGGCATGATCGGGACGACGTGGATGACCTGCGTACGGCGGCCTATCTGGTGGCCATTGGCAAGGTTGCGGACAGCTACCGCGCCAAAGGGCTCTGA
- a CDS encoding ANTAR domain-containing response regulator: MTEEMKIAVIEPDPDRARDIIDALKEGGWNDVVVLGDVTGLARKLAALDPDLVLIDLANPSRDALEQVSVASEAQSRPVAMFVDRSDDEMTQAAVAAGLSAYVVGELQPDRIKPVLQTAIARFQMMSQMRNELEAAKQALADRKTVDRAKGMIMRAKGVGEEEAYALLRKTAMSQNRKVIEVAQALLTASDLLT, translated from the coding sequence GTGACTGAAGAAATGAAAATCGCGGTAATTGAACCGGACCCGGACCGCGCGCGGGATATCATCGACGCGCTGAAGGAAGGGGGCTGGAACGACGTCGTTGTTTTGGGGGATGTGACGGGGCTTGCGCGCAAGCTGGCGGCCCTCGACCCGGACCTTGTGCTGATCGACCTGGCCAATCCGTCGCGCGATGCGTTGGAGCAGGTCAGCGTGGCCTCCGAGGCGCAAAGTCGACCTGTGGCGATGTTCGTTGACCGCTCGGATGACGAGATGACGCAGGCCGCGGTGGCGGCTGGCCTGTCGGCTTACGTAGTAGGCGAATTACAGCCCGACCGGATCAAGCCGGTGCTACAGACCGCCATCGCCCGCTTCCAGATGATGAGCCAGATGCGCAACGAGCTTGAGGCCGCAAAGCAGGCGCTCGCGGACCGCAAAACCGTGGACCGCGCCAAGGGCATGATCATGCGCGCCAAGGGTGTGGGCGAGGAAGAGGCCTATGCCCTGCTGCGCAAGACAGCAATGTCGCAGAACCGCAAGGTGATCGAGGTGGCACAGGCACTGCTGACCGCATCGGATCTGCTTACATGA
- a CDS encoding TadE/TadG family type IV pilus assembly protein, whose product MTFNPKSLLRRFRREEDGHMVVEFALAIPLMFTLFMTSVELGIYQVRQGFLDRGLDMAVRNVRLNTSANYSHSDIKQMVCEFSGFLEDCDTALKLEMTPVSARSFSGFSHSPDCADISMPVTPSTTFVHGREHELMMLRACYSFQPVFPMTGLGASFSKDGAGRVKMTAMSGFVQEPS is encoded by the coding sequence ATGACCTTCAATCCAAAATCGCTTCTGCGCCGGTTCCGGCGTGAGGAAGACGGCCACATGGTGGTAGAATTCGCCCTCGCCATCCCTTTGATGTTCACCCTGTTCATGACGTCTGTCGAGCTTGGCATTTACCAGGTACGCCAGGGCTTTCTTGACCGCGGGCTCGACATGGCGGTGCGCAATGTCCGCCTGAACACTTCGGCCAACTACTCGCACAGCGACATCAAGCAGATGGTCTGTGAATTCTCAGGTTTCCTTGAGGATTGCGACACCGCGCTCAAGCTGGAAATGACACCGGTTTCGGCCCGTTCGTTCTCCGGGTTCTCACACAGCCCTGACTGCGCCGACATTTCAATGCCGGTCACGCCATCGACAACCTTTGTACACGGACGGGAACATGAATTGATGATGCTGCGGGCGTGCTACTCGTTCCAGCCCGTATTCCCGATGACCGGACTGGGTGCCTCGTTCTCCAAGGACGGCGCGGGCCGGGTCAAGATGACCGCGATGTCCGGATTTGTGCAGGAGCCAAGCTGA
- a CDS encoding TadE/TadG family type IV pilus assembly protein, with amino-acid sequence MKRIITNLKAFRDEDQGSLAIETVILIPLLFWAYLSMFAIFDSFRQHSINQKAAYTLGDIISRETTPLDNSYLNGTQEIFAYLTNNVSSDVSIRVTSVKYDANNNVYKRDWSKARGWKSPLSNNEVKELKHLLPVMPHNERVMVVETFAKYDAPFETGLRDREIDNFVFTRPRYAPRVLWSND; translated from the coding sequence ATGAAACGCATTATCACCAACCTGAAGGCCTTCCGCGACGAGGATCAGGGCAGTCTCGCGATCGAAACTGTCATCCTTATCCCGCTCCTGTTCTGGGCCTATTTGTCGATGTTCGCGATCTTCGATTCCTTCCGCCAACACTCGATCAACCAGAAGGCGGCGTATACGCTCGGCGACATCATTTCGCGCGAAACGACGCCGCTGGACAACAGCTACCTCAATGGCACGCAAGAGATCTTTGCCTATCTGACGAACAATGTCTCAAGTGACGTCTCGATCCGTGTCACAAGCGTGAAGTACGACGCCAACAACAACGTCTACAAACGCGACTGGTCGAAAGCGCGCGGGTGGAAATCACCGCTGTCCAACAATGAGGTCAAGGAACTTAAGCACCTGTTGCCAGTCATGCCACACAATGAACGGGTCATGGTTGTCGAAACCTTCGCCAAGTATGACGCGCCGTTTGAAACAGGCCTGAGGGATCGCGAGATCGACAACTTTGTCTTCACCAGGCCGCGCTATGCACCTCGCGTGCTGTGGTCGAACGACTAA
- a CDS encoding NAD(P)/FAD-dependent oxidoreductase, with the protein MGASTAWFLTDTPDFDGRVLVIERDPTYSACSTAHTNSCMRQQFSTELNVRISQFAADFVKNIRSYMGGDDRVPELGIRSFGYMYLADTDAFAETLRQNIHLQHAAGAATQLMTPEQIKAAYPFYNVDDIVLGSINTVDEGYWDGAAVFDWWRRQSRERGVEYIENEVVAMTRNPAGTRIESVTLASGEVIACGQIVNATGPRAARTAQMAGIDVPVEPRKRYSWVFKAEQPLDRDLPLTIDPSGVHVRENGGGTYQAGGHSDIDPAVDYDDFVMDHSIWENHVWPILATRIPQFEAIKVTSEWAGHYAMNTFDHNAILGPHTEVANFIFLNGFSGHGLQQSPAMGRGTAEWLTYGAFRSLDLSPFAYERLVTDRPILEKAVI; encoded by the coding sequence ATGGGCGCCTCAACAGCATGGTTTCTGACCGACACTCCGGACTTCGATGGCCGGGTCTTGGTGATAGAGCGCGACCCGACCTACTCTGCATGCTCCACGGCGCACACAAACAGCTGCATGCGGCAACAGTTCTCGACCGAGCTGAACGTCCGCATCAGCCAGTTCGCAGCCGATTTCGTCAAGAACATCAGGAGTTACATGGGTGGTGATGACCGCGTGCCCGAGCTTGGCATTCGCAGCTTTGGCTACATGTATCTGGCTGACACCGACGCCTTCGCCGAAACGTTGCGCCAGAACATCCATCTGCAACATGCCGCTGGTGCGGCGACGCAACTGATGACGCCGGAGCAGATCAAGGCGGCTTATCCGTTCTATAATGTCGACGACATTGTGCTTGGGTCGATCAACACCGTGGACGAGGGGTATTGGGACGGTGCGGCAGTTTTTGACTGGTGGCGCCGCCAGTCCCGGGAACGCGGGGTCGAGTATATCGAGAACGAAGTGGTCGCCATGACGCGCAATCCCGCAGGCACCCGCATCGAAAGCGTGACGCTCGCCAGTGGCGAGGTCATCGCCTGCGGTCAGATCGTCAACGCAACGGGCCCGCGGGCTGCGCGCACGGCGCAGATGGCAGGCATTGACGTGCCGGTCGAGCCGCGCAAGCGCTATTCATGGGTGTTCAAGGCCGAACAGCCGCTTGATCGCGACCTGCCGCTGACCATCGACCCGTCGGGCGTGCATGTGCGCGAAAACGGAGGTGGCACATATCAGGCCGGGGGACATTCCGACATCGACCCCGCCGTTGATTACGACGACTTCGTCATGGATCACAGCATTTGGGAAAACCACGTCTGGCCGATCCTTGCCACGCGCATCCCGCAGTTCGAGGCGATCAAGGTCACCAGCGAGTGGGCTGGGCACTACGCCATGAACACATTTGACCACAATGCCATCCTGGGCCCGCATACGGAGGTCGCGAATTTCATCTTCCTCAACGGGTTTTCCGGCCACGGGTTGCAACAGTCTCCGGCCATGGGACGCGGGACCGCAGAATGGTTGACCTACGGCGCATTCCGCAGCCTTGATCTGTCGCCCTTTGCCTATGAACGTCTGGTGACGGACCGACCCATCCTTGAAAAAGCAGTGATCTGA
- a CDS encoding sarcosine oxidase subunit delta, whose product MRISCPICGARDRREFYYQGAAVLRDRPAPDAGEAAWDNYLHLRENPAGDLEELWSHDAGCGAWLKVTRNVSTHEIKGVELVQEVAR is encoded by the coding sequence ATGCGCATTTCATGTCCGATCTGCGGCGCGCGTGACCGGCGCGAGTTCTATTATCAGGGTGCTGCAGTACTGCGAGACCGCCCTGCACCGGATGCGGGCGAGGCTGCGTGGGACAATTACCTGCATCTGCGCGAGAACCCGGCGGGGGACCTGGAAGAGTTGTGGAGCCATGACGCAGGTTGCGGCGCATGGCTGAAAGTGACGCGCAATGTCTCGACGCATGAGATCAAGGGCGTGGAACTTGTGCAGGAGGTCGCGCGATGA
- a CDS encoding sarcosine oxidase subunit beta family protein — translation MRFSGLKVLTEGLTGNKGWGPHWRNPEPKPEYDIVLIGGGGHGLATAHYLAKVHGLTNVAVLEKGYLGGGNVGRNTTIVRANYMLPGNSEFYSHSLKLWEGLEEDLNYNVMHSQRGIINLVHSDGQRDAFVRRANSMCGQGDDGAMLDRAGVEKLLPFLDFEQTRFPIYGGLYHKRGGTARHDAVAWGFARSASDRGVDLIQQCEVTGIDVENGVVKGVQTTKGPIRAKKVGMVAAGRSSQVAAMAGMRLPIESHVLQAFVTEGLKPCLDHVVTYGMGHFYISQSDKGGLVFGGDLDMYASYASRGNLPLVEHVAEAAMTLMPAIGKAKMLRSWGGVMDMSPDGSFIIDKTDIEGLFVNAGWCYGGFKATPASGHTFAHLLATGTPHPTTVRHRLDRFRTGRGIMDEEATGSQHNLH, via the coding sequence ATGCGCTTTTCAGGGCTGAAGGTTCTGACCGAAGGGCTGACGGGGAACAAGGGCTGGGGGCCGCATTGGCGCAACCCGGAACCGAAACCTGAGTACGATATTGTCCTCATCGGCGGTGGCGGACATGGCTTGGCCACTGCGCACTACCTGGCCAAGGTGCACGGGCTGACAAATGTCGCCGTGCTGGAAAAGGGCTATTTGGGCGGCGGCAACGTGGGCCGTAACACCACGATTGTCCGCGCAAACTATATGCTGCCGGGCAACTCGGAATTCTATTCGCATTCGCTGAAGTTGTGGGAGGGTCTGGAAGAGGACCTGAACTACAATGTCATGCACTCGCAGCGGGGCATTATCAACCTGGTGCACTCGGACGGCCAGCGCGACGCTTTTGTGCGGCGGGCGAACTCCATGTGCGGCCAGGGCGATGACGGCGCGATGCTCGACCGGGCCGGGGTGGAAAAGCTGCTGCCCTTTCTCGACTTCGAACAGACGCGCTTTCCGATCTATGGCGGGCTCTACCACAAGCGCGGCGGCACTGCGCGCCACGATGCGGTGGCCTGGGGCTTTGCCCGGTCCGCCAGCGACCGCGGTGTGGACCTGATCCAGCAATGCGAAGTGACGGGCATCGACGTCGAAAACGGCGTCGTCAAAGGCGTGCAGACGACCAAAGGACCGATCCGCGCCAAGAAGGTCGGGATGGTCGCCGCGGGCCGTTCGTCGCAAGTGGCGGCCATGGCCGGGATGCGCCTGCCGATCGAAAGCCATGTGCTTCAGGCCTTTGTGACCGAGGGCCTGAAGCCCTGTCTCGACCACGTCGTCACCTATGGTATGGGCCACTTCTATATCAGCCAGTCCGACAAGGGCGGCTTGGTCTTTGGTGGCGATCTGGACATGTACGCGAGTTATGCCTCGCGCGGGAACCTGCCGCTTGTTGAACATGTGGCCGAGGCTGCGATGACGCTGATGCCCGCCATTGGCAAGGCCAAGATGCTGCGCAGCTGGGGCGGGGTGATGGACATGTCGCCCGACGGCTCCTTCATCATCGACAAGACGGATATCGAGGGGCTCTTTGTCAACGCCGGCTGGTGCTATGGCGGGTTCAAGGCCACGCCCGCCTCTGGCCACACCTTTGCCCACCTGCTGGCCACCGGCACGCCGCACCCCACCACTGTGCGCCACCGTCTGGACCGGTTCCGCACGGGTCGCGGGATCATGGACGAAGAGGCGACCGGGTCGCAGCACAATCTGCATTAG
- a CDS encoding NAD(P)-dependent oxidoreductase translates to MKIGFIGLGNVGGKLSGSLIRNGHDVSVHDLNADFVAAKVADGARDGQSPAALMQSCDAVITCLPSPAASAAVMDEMLPHVGSGKIWMEMSTTDEAEVKRIGAQVIAAGGAAVDCPVSGGCHRADTGNISIFAGCDRPTFERILPLLTTMGRRVLHTGDLGSASVLKVLTNFLATANLVSCAEALTVAKGAGMDLGVAYEAMAISSGTSFVHETESQVILNGSRDISFTMDLVAKDIGLFQDVADRAGVPLDLNPLLINLFNDAIARFGPRELSPNIIKRLEEATGLDVTAPDFPAQMVDDEPEAPGAEVIVRR, encoded by the coding sequence ATGAAAATCGGGTTTATCGGTCTGGGAAACGTGGGTGGCAAGCTGTCCGGCAGCCTGATCCGCAACGGCCATGATGTTTCGGTGCATGATCTGAACGCGGATTTTGTGGCCGCCAAGGTTGCAGATGGTGCGCGCGACGGGCAATCGCCAGCCGCGCTGATGCAAAGCTGCGACGCCGTGATCACATGCCTGCCCAGCCCCGCAGCCTCCGCCGCGGTCATGGATGAGATGCTGCCTCATGTCGGTTCTGGCAAGATCTGGATGGAGATGTCGACCACGGACGAGGCCGAGGTCAAACGCATCGGCGCCCAGGTCATTGCAGCTGGTGGCGCCGCCGTCGATTGCCCGGTCTCCGGTGGCTGCCACCGGGCCGACACCGGTAACATCAGCATCTTTGCGGGATGCGACCGCCCGACCTTCGAACGTATCCTGCCGCTGCTGACCACGATGGGGCGGCGCGTCCTGCACACCGGCGATCTGGGCAGCGCGTCGGTGCTCAAGGTGCTTACCAACTTCCTTGCCACCGCCAACCTGGTCAGTTGCGCAGAGGCGCTGACGGTGGCCAAGGGCGCCGGCATGGATCTGGGCGTCGCGTACGAGGCGATGGCGATCAGTTCCGGCACCTCTTTCGTACATGAAACCGAAAGCCAGGTGATCCTGAACGGGTCACGCGATATTTCCTTCACCATGGACCTCGTGGCCAAGGACATCGGTCTGTTTCAGGACGTGGCCGACCGGGCGGGCGTGCCACTTGACCTCAATCCGCTGCTGATCAACCTGTTCAACGACGCCATCGCGCGCTTTGGCCCGCGTGAGCTGTCGCCCAACATCATCAAGCGGTTGGAAGAGGCCACTGGCCTCGATGTGACCGCGCCCGATTTCCCCGCCCAAATGGTCGATGATGAGCCCGAAGCACCGGGGGCAGAGGTCATTGTCCGGCGCTGA